A genomic window from Limisphaera ngatamarikiensis includes:
- a CDS encoding sugar kinase, with protein MSILNLKPAEQCKYDLVALGEIMLRLDPGEGRIRTTRWFRVWEGGGEYNVARGLRRCFGMRTAVCTAFVDNEVGRLLEDCVLQGGVSTEFILWRPFDGVGRTARNGLNFTERGFGVRAALGVSDRGHSAASQLKPGDFDWDHIFGRLGVRWFHTGGIFAGLSESTAALALEAVQKARQHGVIVSYDLNYRPSLWKAVGGQARAREVNRQIARHVDVMLGNEEDFTACLGLEVEGADPNLLQLNVSAFQRMIERAVREYPNFKAVATTLRAAKTATRNDWGAIAWVNGRFYQSRHYPDLEILDRVGGGDSFASGFIYGLMTGADPQRAVEYGAAHGALAMTTPGDTSMATLAEVEKLMAGASARVER; from the coding sequence ATGAGCATCCTGAACCTGAAACCGGCCGAACAGTGCAAATACGACCTCGTCGCCCTCGGCGAAATCATGTTGCGCCTCGACCCCGGTGAGGGCCGCATCCGCACCACCCGGTGGTTCCGTGTCTGGGAGGGCGGCGGCGAATACAACGTCGCACGCGGCCTCCGCCGTTGTTTCGGCATGCGCACCGCCGTCTGCACCGCCTTCGTGGACAATGAAGTCGGACGCCTCCTCGAAGACTGCGTCCTCCAGGGCGGCGTCAGCACCGAGTTCATCCTCTGGCGCCCCTTCGACGGCGTCGGCCGCACCGCCCGAAACGGGCTCAACTTCACCGAACGCGGCTTCGGCGTGCGCGCCGCCCTCGGCGTATCCGACCGCGGCCACTCCGCCGCCAGCCAGCTCAAACCCGGCGACTTCGACTGGGACCACATCTTCGGCCGGCTCGGCGTCCGCTGGTTCCACACCGGCGGCATCTTCGCCGGCCTCAGCGAATCCACCGCCGCCCTCGCCCTCGAAGCCGTCCAAAAAGCCCGACAACACGGCGTCATCGTCAGTTACGACCTCAACTACCGCCCCAGCCTATGGAAAGCCGTCGGCGGCCAGGCCCGCGCCCGCGAGGTCAACCGCCAAATCGCACGCCACGTCGACGTCATGCTCGGTAACGAGGAGGACTTCACCGCCTGCCTCGGCCTCGAGGTCGAAGGTGCCGACCCCAACCTCCTTCAACTCAACGTCTCCGCCTTCCAGCGCATGATCGAACGCGCCGTCCGCGAATACCCCAACTTCAAAGCCGTCGCCACCACCCTCCGCGCCGCCAAAACCGCAACCCGCAACGACTGGGGCGCCATCGCCTGGGTCAACGGCCGCTTCTACCAAAGCCGGCATTACCCCGACCTCGAAATCCTCGACCGCGTCGGCGGCGGCGACAGCTTCGCCTCCGGATTCATCTACGGCCTCATGACCGGAGCCGACCCCCAACGCGCCGTCGAATACGGCGCCGCCCACGGTGCCCTCGCCATGACCACCCCGGGCGACACCTCCATGGCCACCCTCGCCGAGGTCGAAAAACTCATGGCAGGCGCAAGCGCCCGCGTCGAACGCTGA
- the ispF gene encoding 2-C-methyl-D-erythritol 2,4-cyclodiphosphate synthase: MVRVGIGYDVHALVEGRRLVLGGVEIPHTHGLEGHSDADVLMHAICDAVLGAVGAGDIGQFFPNTDPRWKGAPSRVFLEEAARQVRLRGGRILNVDATVLAQRPKLAPHVELMRERIAAALGLTSAQVGVKATTNEGLGFVGRQEGIAAMAVAAVELPESGAGVVDPV; this comes from the coding sequence ATGGTGCGGGTCGGCATTGGGTATGATGTGCATGCGTTGGTGGAGGGGCGTCGGCTGGTGTTGGGCGGCGTGGAGATTCCGCATACGCACGGGTTGGAGGGGCATTCGGATGCGGATGTGCTGATGCATGCGATTTGCGATGCGGTGTTGGGGGCGGTGGGGGCCGGGGACATTGGTCAGTTTTTTCCGAACACGGACCCGCGATGGAAAGGGGCGCCGAGCCGGGTGTTTCTGGAGGAGGCGGCGCGGCAGGTGCGACTGCGCGGGGGCCGGATTTTGAATGTGGATGCGACGGTGCTGGCGCAGCGGCCGAAGCTGGCGCCGCATGTGGAGCTGATGCGGGAGAGGATTGCGGCGGCGCTGGGTTTGACGTCGGCTCAGGTGGGCGTCAAAGCGACGACGAACGAGGGGTTGGGGTTTGTGGGGCGGCAGGAGGGGATTGCGGCGATGGCGGTGGCGGCGGTGGAGTTGCCGGAGTCCGGGGCGGGTGTGGTGGATCCGGTTTGA